ATATCAGCAGTGATGAAATCGTTTCGATTGTGGGAGAATCAGGCAGCGGTAAAACATCACTTGCCCGTCTCATGCTGCGGCTTTACCCGATTACCAGCGGCGACCTGCATTTTAAAAGTACCCCGGTAACCGAACACGGTAATTACTGGCGTTGGGTGCAGGCCGTATTTCAGGATCCCTTCAGCTCGTTCAATCAATTCTTTACTGTTCGGAGCCAGATGAAAAGCTGTTTCAAGCTGCTGGATACGACCATTCCGGAACAAGAGAAACAGGATCGTATCGATAAAGCGTTTCGTATGGTAAACCTCGACCCCGGTGAAATAAAAGGTAAATTTCCTTTCGAGCTTTCGGGGGGTCAAATGCAGCGCCTGCTCCTTGCCCGGATATTTCTTATTCGTCCGAGCATTTGCATTGCCGATGAACCGACATCGATGATCGACGCGTGCAGCAGAGCAACGATCCTTGAGCTTCTTTTGGATCTCAAGCGCGAGCTTGCCATGAGTATCATTTTTATTACCCATGATATCGGTCTCGCCTATCATGTCAGCGATCGAATATTTGTTATGCGACGGGGTGCGATTGTGGAGCAGGGCGTGCCTGACAACGTGATTTTGAATCCGCAGCACGAGTATACGAAAAAGCTTCTGAAAGATATACCGGTACTGAATCGGGAATGGATATAAATAATTCCTGTGAACGGTGGGGCAATGTTTAGGCACTAAATGGGTAGCAGGCGGCAGAGAATGAACCCACGAGGTCATGAGCGCACGAAAGTGAAGAATAGTTTCTATACAAAGGAGATTTTACGGTTGTTTAGTATACACCATAATCTTATACAGGCGATAGCATTGGCAGGAATTTTGTTTTCGACTGCAGCATTGTCCGCTGCCGGAGAAAGCAAAGAAGAGCGGCTCGATTCGCTTGAAAATAAAATTGACAATTTAGAGAAAAGTGTCCTTTCCACATTGCTTTTTGGCGGGTCTTCACCGGTTTCTTTCTCCGGTGAGGCCCGCCTGAAGCTACAATATCATCATTTTGAAAAATATCCGGAATTCATGCGGGATGACCGCTCGTGGCTTCAGGCAAACTGGGAAGGTAACGAATCACTGGTTCGCCTGGGCATGGTGGTCAGGGCTAATCGTAACACGGTGCTGTGGGCCAAGCTGGGATTCCAGCATACGCTTCCCGGTGTCTGGACAAATGAATACACCGGCGATACTCTCGCACAGTATCGTCATGACAAAGGCGATAACCAGGCAAGTATTCACGAAGACATGTGCGCCGGAATTGCACTTCGTACCGTACCGGCATCGTTCTGGCTGAAAATGGGCGCTGTCCACTGGATCGAAGCGTCCCCCTTTACGATTTGGAAATCGCAACCGCGAACGTTTGCCTGGGACTATCTCCCCTACGAAATCGAACAGCCGATTGCACGGTATTACGAATACAACATTGCAAAGGGTGAAAAAACCGGCCGGGCGGCATGGAATAAAAAGGCATTCCAGGGAATAAATCTTGAAAGTATCAACCTGCCCGCAGATCTTTATTTCAATTTCCTCTATGGCACCTTCGAGCGATACGACAATTTCGAACGGGAGTATATCGATTTCAGTAACGACCTGGCTTATGCCGGGGAACTCACTGAAGCTAAGGGACGGGGAATTGGCGATACCTACCGCCATATCATTCATGGCCGGGTCGCAAAGGACAATGCGTTCCTCAACCTTACCCCGGGATTGAATTACCTTACAATGGTTTACCGGAAAGATTTGATTAATCTCAGCCCGTTCCTCAAGGTTTTTGGTACGCAGCGAGCAGGTAACCGGGCTTTCTTCAAAGAGCCTTCGGTATTTTCCGCAGACCTGCGAGGGAAGTTACTCGAAAAACTGGGATTCCATCTTGATATCGCCAGCTCAGTCATCGACACATCGTTTTTCAGCTACGACTCGACCGGCTTCGATACTGAAACACAAAAAAACATTGTTACCCGGACCGATGAAAACCGTAAATCCGTTCCCAGAATAGCATTCTACTCACAAATAAAGAGCGATTACGGTATCCCCATCCAGGCCGATATCGCCGTCGTTCCCAAAGGTTTTTATTCTCCTCTGTCATTTGCTCCACCGATGGATGCATTCTTTCCCTTCGGTTCCAACCTTGTAGGACCCGGGAAGTTTGTGGCGCGAGGCGAAGGATCTCCCTATGTGCAGAATATGGCAGGTATCAATGTGTCGGTTGTGCCGAAACTCAAGGGTTACGGTCATCTCAGATTTACCTATGGCCAGCATTTTCAGCTTGAAAAAGCCCGCGACCTTCTCTATTTTCCCTACCGGCTTAACGGGCAGGACCTGTTCAACCTGTTCCACTCTTCCTATAATCGATGGGGAAATAATCTTGTCGACCACTCCATGAACGGAGAATACAGCAAACGTTTGGGTGATGAGAGCTACCATACCAAGGAATACGGTTCTCCGGTCGGTTTTGCCGGCGGTGGGATGCGCAGCGATTATTTGAATATCTATGAGGGGTTCGTGCCCTATCAAAGTGCAGCAGAAGCCGATTCAAACCTCAATGACATATCGACAATTTTCACCCGTTCACCCTTTGTGCCTCAACACAAAAAATACACATTCAATTTCGAATTAGATGCTGCATATGATATCGGCAGCTACATAGGTTATGATAAAGACCTCTTTATCAGTGGCTATTTTGCGCTCAATGGCGTATCGACAGCATTCAAGCCCCTTGCTTTCAATGATGAAAGTGACGATATGCTCCTGTGGGGAACCTATTTCCGATTCGAGCCTGCCATTGCATTGACAAAGAGTTTCTACCTCCTGGGGCTTGCCGGATTCGAGAACTGGCGTTCACAAAAGGCATACATGCAGGATACCAGCGGAGTGGCAGTTCATAAACCGATCGATTTTATGGATATGGCCTTTGGTCTCGGATTTGACTGGGATATCTTTTCCCGTGTAGGACTTCACGGACGGGCTAAATGGATGAAACACGACGATGTCAATTTTCCTGATAATAACTGGGAAACACCGATACTATCAACAGAAATAAAGATGTGGTTTTAGTGCATATTTAAGGAGTAATATAAATGCAAAAGTTTTCGCGAACAGGATTGATGATAACGCTGCTGCTTATGGCAGTTTACAGTAAAGACACCACCGAAAAACGCCTCAAGCAACTGGAGGAAAAGGTCAATGCTGCGATGGCGAAGGCGGGTATATCATTCGGCGGAGAATTCAGATCTCAGTACTTTTTATCCCATCTTGGCGGTGAAGCAGCCGATACGTCCAAACGGACCATTGAAACCAATGAGTTCACTTCAGTCGATTTTGATATAACCGCCCGGCCGGTCTCGAATGTTGAAGGACGGCTTATTTTACGAATGCATCAGAACTGGCAAAATTTCTTCTCCGATATCAGCAATCCTGTTTTTAGCCGGTGGATCAGTATCGATGCTACGGGGTGGGATGTTATCCGGTTCAATGCCGGTGATTTCAAGGCAAAATTCAGCCCCTTGACTCTCTACGCACCGCAAATCGATATGCTCTACGAGCCTGAAATATTCTCCCGTCAACGAAACATCGCCATGGATGAACTCTTTTTGGGAAATAACAACCGGATACTTCAGGGACTTAATTTCGGGTTCGATGCAGAAATCTATCCTCTGTTCGATGAGTTTCATTTCGCTCTTCTCGGAACGCGGCTCAGGAATGTGGAAACCAGTATCCAGAACGGAAGCAAAGTCGCCAATGTCATCGAATTTTCACCTGTCGAAAAAATCGCAACAGGCGCAAATCTCGATACCCGGTTTCTGAAATCAATAACCCTTGGTGGAACGTATATCTATATTTTCGATCACAAAGGGAGCATGGAGGGTTCCGATACCACAGTCGATACCACTGCGCAGCGGACCGGCATTGCTGCAGGACGGGCCGGGATCGATGTCGCTCCGCTTCTGGAGCTCGACCGGTGGAACCTCGGTGTTTCCGCAGAAATCGCCATGTCTTCCGATGACTCGACACGTTTCGACACGGTGTCGGGCTTTACGGAAAATACTATCTCCGGTACGGCGCTTGACATTAAAGGGTCGATCGGCTATAGCATGAAAGAAAGGTTTTATTTTGATGTTACCGCGGGGCTGGTCCGTAACGAACCGGATTTCAGGAATGAGCTGGCCCAGTCACCAACGTTTGTTGGTGAACGGATCATGAATATTGAAAATGATTCGGTAGTGGGCGGCACATTTATTCCGCAATTCTATTCGAGTTACGATGCCATGTATCACACGGTTTTTAAATTCACTCCCAGCCAGGGAACCAACCGATGGCACAAGGCGCCGTTCATGAAAAATTCCTATACCCATTCGATATTTACCAGGGATGAGCTCAACAGGCTCCGCGCTGAAATGGACCCCTCACTGCAACTGGTCATGCCTTTCGGCCCGGCCACCCCCAACCGCAATGGTATTACCGGAAAAATCGGGGTCGGATTCAGTGACTATGGTATCGAAGTTAAGGGACTGTTCGACAGCTTCGATGAAATTGACGGCATGCAAGGGTCGGTTATGATCGATGCAACAACCGATTCGCTGGTCGATTTCCCTGCCACAGCATTCAGCAGGTTCGGCGGCGGCGGATCATTCGATCTCTCGGCCCTCGCAAAAGTGCTTCCGTTCCCCCTGCGGCTTTCGGGAAGCTTTGTGCGCGCTCAGGCCGACAACGATGGTCCCGAAGCATTTTCGGGCAATAATTATGGTATCACTTCCGATTTTACCAACCTGGGACTCTACTACAAATTCTGGAAACGAACCGCACTTCTGGGCGGAGTGCAGATCAATAAGCTCGACTTTACTCAAGGCGACTCAATTTGGGGACAAAAACAGCTCCATTTTGCCGGCGGTTTTCAGTGGACGGTCTCCCCCGGTGCCGATGTCGTGTTCAGCCTCGGGCAGATAGCGGTGACGAATACCAATGATGATCCTGATGTGGATGCCGGGGCAATGGATTTTGAGCAGTTCCTGGTGGATGTGTCGTTGGATGTTGTTTTTTGAGTGAAGGGTTACAAACGAGCGCACGAAGTCACGAGCGCACGAGGGGTTTGCAAATTATCATTGTCTCAAGAACAAAGAGATTAACGGAAAAGAAAATAAGAGGAAAGTTTGCTTAACAAATGTGCCGCACCCCGACCGTCAGGGAGGGGTTACGTTGAGGCAGAAAATTAAGAAAGTGGAAAAGCAGGACCATGAATAGTAAAGTGTTAAAATTCAGCAATTATCTGACAGCACGGATTATGCCGATCCTTCTTACAGCAATCCTTATTCCCGGATGTTTCCAGAAAATTCAGATTAAGCCGCTTCCGGGCTATGGTGTACAGGAAAGTGCCTCAACTAAAACTTCGGGCAC
This genomic stretch from Chitinivibrionales bacterium harbors:
- a CDS encoding ATP-binding cassette domain-containing protein; amino-acid sequence: MQNSNHLMTARDVSCIFGHGKNAVAAVDNVSFHISSDEIVSIVGESGSGKTSLARLMLRLYPITSGDLHFKSTPVTEHGNYWRWVQAVFQDPFSSFNQFFTVRSQMKSCFKLLDTTIPEQEKQDRIDKAFRMVNLDPGEIKGKFPFELSGGQMQRLLLARIFLIRPSICIADEPTSMIDACSRATILELLLDLKRELAMSIIFITHDIGLAYHVSDRIFVMRRGAIVEQGVPDNVILNPQHEYTKKLLKDIPVLNREWI